Below is a genomic region from Planctomycetia bacterium.
CAATACTGGAATCAGCGGCGGAAGAGGTGATAACGGGATGCCTGCCACAATACGTGAACTCATCCGGCGGATTCAGAAGGATGGCTGGTTTCAGGTAAGGCAAACCGGAAGCTATAGTCAATTCCACCTTCCAACCAAACCCGGAACAGTTACCATTGCAGGCAAAGAATCTATGGAAGTTGCTCTAAAAACGGAGCGTAGTATTTTGAGGCAGGCCGGGTTACAATGGAGTAATGGAGATGCACATGAAAAAATATGCCATCCTACTCGAACCAACGTCTACGGGTTATTCCGCTTCGGTGCCCGATCTTCCGGGGTGCATCTCCGCTGCGGAAACACGCGAGGAAACCATTGACCTGTTTCGTGAAGCCATTCCCATGCATCTCGAAGGAATGTTATCTCGAGGCGAACCAGTTCCTGCCATGCCATCTATACTGGAATATGTCGAGGTTGATGAAGCTGCCTTGCAGGGTGCTTCGAACAAATAGCTTGCTGTGGCTGTTTTTCAGATCATTGCCCAAACTAACTTTCGAGTTTTCAGGTAGTGCGTGATTCATCATTTTAGAAGTGGAAAAAACTTCCCACCCAACGTCTCCCCTTCTTTCAACGGTGGAACGCCATGAAGCAGCGATTCCGATTTCGCGCTGATCACGCCGTCACGCACGTAATTCATCACCGCAGCCCGGCGAGAGCGTTCCGATCGATTCTCTTTGGAACCATGTACCAACAGTGGATGATGGAAGGCACACTCGCCTGCTTTCACTTCTACCAGAACTTCGTTGTTGAACTGCTTGATCTGTTCCTCATTGAGCACTTCACGCAAGCCATCCATGTCCCCGGCCAGTGCAGGCATAGGCAAGAGCGGCCAGCGATGACTGGCTGGGATGTATCGCAAACAGCCATTCGCTTCATTGCTGTCGTCGAGCGCAATCCAGCATGTCAGATGTGCCATCGGCTGCGTGCGTGTCCAGTAGGAATAATCCTGATGCCAGGCTACCACACCACCATGATGTGCAGGCTTGCAGAACAATTGATCATGCCAGAACCGCACGCTGCCACCCAATAGCTGCGATGCAGGCATCACCAGGGCAGGGTTCCACAGCAAGTCATGAAACCCCGGCGTGATCCGCCAATGCCCCAGACAATGGAACAGCACCTTGCTGGGATCCGCCGATTCGTTGCTGTGGAATTCGTAGAAGAGTTCATGCCCAGGGTGCCTGGGGTCTGCAATCTCTGCCAACTCTTTTCGCAGAACAGCAACCTGCTCATCGTTCAGAACACGAATACCTTTCAGGTAGCCATGCTCGTGGAAAAACAGAACCTGATCATCTGACAGTCGGTATTGGTTCCAATCTGCTTCGCTGGCAGGCTGCGGGAAGAGATTGGTAACCGGTTGATGCTGTTTGGCCAGGTCTGGATGTTGTGACATATAAACGCCATCCGCAGGGGTGGATTGTTGTCAGAGAAGAATTTCGTTAATCTTTGTCGTTTAATCGCATTCAACAGTGATAGTCTATGTAACTCAGGTAAGCCATAGGGATCATTTATAATTTACCTAATGTACCAATCAAGACAGTAGAGCATCAAGAAAACGGTCATTCCTTGTGCACCTGATTTGAAGCCTGTGTGGGTTTAACCTATGGTTAGGTTAGCCGCCAAGTGAAAATGCCCAGGAGCTTGCGTCATGAGGGTTGCCAATATCTTTTCATGGGTCACAGCCAAAGCCACTACTTCCGCCACCAGACGTTTGCGCGTTATCCCATCGATTGAAAATCTCGAAGCACGCGATGTGCCTGCACTGAATCCCTCGCCCCTCGAGCAGGAAATGCTCGAGTACACCAACCGGATGCGCATGGACCCGGCTGGTGAACTCAACAGGCTTCTCGTCAGCACCAACCCGCTGCAAGCTCGTGATTCCCAGGTGCAGGCAGCACTTTCCTACTTCGGCGTGAGCGGATCCACGCTGGTCAGCCAATGGGCCAGCTTGTCGCCTGCAGCTCCGCTGGCCTGGCACGAAGGGTTGATGAACTCGGCACGCAACCACAACCTCGCCATGATCGCTGCTGATACTCAGTCGCATCAGTTGCCTGGCGAAGCCAGCCTGGGTGCACGCGCTACTGCAGGTGGCTACACCAACTGGAGTGGCGTTGGCGAAAATATCTATGCCTACTCCAACAGCGTGCTCTATGGCCATGCTGGCTTCGCCATCGATTGGGGTAGTGGCCCCGGTGGCATTCAAAGCCCCGCCGGGCATCGCATCAACATGATGAACAGCAGCTACCGGGAAATAGGCATCTCGGTGATTGCAGAGAACAATAGTTCCACCCAGGTGGGGCCTCAAGTCATCACCCAAGACTTTGGCAACCGCTTCAGCTTTGGCAATCCCTATCTGCTCGGCGTCGTCTTCTCCGATTCCAACAGCAACAACTTCTACAACGCTGGCGAAGGGCTAGGCGGCATCAACGTCAATATCAGTGGCGCGGCAGGCAACTTCAATACCACCACGATGTCTGCAGGCGGTTACCAGTTGCAGGTTCCCTCAGGCAGTTACACTGTCACCTTCAGCGGTGGCAGCTTGAGTAGCCCCATTGTCAAAACAGTCACCGTGGGTTCAGCCAACGTGAAAGTGGATGGCAAAGCAGGAGATACCAGTAATCCGCCACCCACCACCAACACCGCGCCGGTACTGAACGCCAGCTACAACGCAACGCTGACGAGCATTCTCAAGGGCACTACCAACCCCGCTGGCAATACGGTATCCAGCATCGTCGGCAACTCCATCACGGATGTGAACACCTCTAATTCACTCGGCATCGCCGTCACTGCTGGCAATTCCACTTCCGGGCAATGGCAGTATTCATTGGATAATGGCTCCACCTGGAACAGCCTGAGCACCGCCAGTTCCTCAGTAGCCAGACTATTGCGAATGAGTGATCGCGTTCGCTTCGTTCCGAATTCCACCTTCACCGGCACCGACAGCTTCACCTACCGGGCCTGGGATCAGACTACCGGCACCCCTGGCGGCACCGCTAATGTCTCCACCAGTGCACAAGTGGGTGGCAGTACGGCGTTCAGCACCGCCACCGATTCTGCCAGTATTAATGTGGTTGCTTCCACCAATAACACCGCACCGGTTCTCAACACGGCAGGCAGCTTTGTTTTGCCTTACGTTGCCCGCAATAGCACGACCCCGACACCTATCCGCATCAGCACGCTGCTGGGCACCAACGTTTCCGACAGCGATGCCGGTGCCGTGGAGGGCGTTGCCATCACTGCCATCGACAGTACCAAGGGTGCCTGGCAATATTCGGTGAACAATGGAACCAACTGGTACACTCTCAGCACCGCCAGCAATACTGGTGCTCTCCTGTTGCGTGCAACAGACTTGTTGCGATTCAAACCTAAGTACAATCTGGTCGGGCAATCGAGCATGGTCTTCCGGGCATGGGATCAGACCTTTGGCACCGCAGGCTCACTGGTGAACGCCAGCACTGGTGGAGGCAACACTGCATTCAGTGCTGACCAGGTCTTTGCCCATGTTCAGGTGGGCAACAGTGCACCGGTTCTGAATACATCCTCGCCTTTCGTTCTGAACCCCTACACACAAGGTACCAGCAACCCAGGAACGCTGATCAGCACCCTTCTTGGAAACGCAGTAAGCGATACAGATATGAATGCCAAGAAAGGCATTGCTGTGGTCGGTCTAACCGGCACCGCAACCGGCAAATGGCAATATTCTCTCGATAACGGCACCACCTGGGTCAACTTCCCAGCTACCACGGGCACCAATGCCCGTTTACTGCGAGCCAGCGATAAAATCCGCTACGTTCCCAATGCAGGCTTTACCGGCCAGGTGACACTGAAATTCCTCGCTTGGGATCAGTCAACTGGAGTGGCAGGCAGCATTGCCAAGCTCAGTTCCACCACCGTGGGTGGTTTTAGTGCGTATAGCAAGCTATCAGGTATCGCAAGCCTGGTGGTAAGTTAGCACTCGGAAACTGTGCCACACTCCGACTGTCCTCAGTCGGGGTGTGGTTTCGGGAAACCGTGTGGCATCTCAATTATTCAAAGTGACACCACGAGCGATACCAGCACACCTCGACGTGAGTACACGTCGAAGTGTGGCACGATCATCGATCGCGCTGATTCTGCATCTGCTGCTGAATCTTCATGATGTTCATCGTCTGCTGATGGCGGTTTTTAATATCTGCAGCCAGGTCGTGAGGTATTCGTGTATACTTCTTTTCGGTTTCGTTCGGCTCAAAGAGTTTTGCATCGAGCGTTTTAAGCAATTCAACTTTGTTGAGATCAATCGAAACAAGAACCTTGTCAGGCCCCTGCTTCTCGGTGATGCCCACCATTTCAATCCGCACTAGTTGATCGTTGCTGGCATTGAAATAAAGTCTCGCCAGCCGGGGCACCTGGAAGAAGTGCAGTTTCTCCTTCCACAGATAGCGCTGATCCTGCTGGTTCGGGCTGGTGCCTTTCTTGGTCGGTGCAATGATGTCCAGTACCTCGTTCGTCCATTGGCCTTCAATCATTTTGACGTTCAACTTTTCTTTCCCGGGAACTTCCAGCGTGGTGGCTTTGGGTTCGCTGAAGATCATCCGCTTTTTCAGATCGCCGAGTGCTGCAGACACGCCTGCAAAGCCGTGAATGCCTGTTTGTTCCTTCTCCACATCATCGCGTGCTACTCGTTCTGTTTCATTGGTCGCCAGTTGATCCAATGCAGTTTGAAGTTCCTGCAACGTGTAACTGACCATGGTGCTCTGCTCTGGTAGAGTTTCCAGGCGATAGAAGGTGTTGCCATCGCACAGCAGTTTCAGCCGGGCAGTGCGGCCTACCTGTTTATACTCCAGGTCGATATGCACCTTGCGTTTATCTGCAGTGATGGAACGCCCATTAATAACTGCATTCTGGGAACGGCCCAGAACAATCTGCTGGTAATCCACCTCAATACCTTCCGGCCTGGTAAAGAGCTTGATGTTGTTATCCAGTAAAGCCTGGGCTGCAGGATGATGAGCTGGGGCATTGCCAGGAGTTTGCGCATATCCCCCGGATTGCCTGGTTAAACAAACTGAAATGATGAACAGGGCAAAGTATAACGGTCGCATCAGGTTTTTCCGTTGGAATCATTGCAATAAGGATGCTGGAACTGCCGAGTATACAAGACAAGAGACACATGAACAAGCGCGCTGCCCGGGGGGGACGCGTGTTGGGCTACATTCGGGTGCGGTCCTTACGCCCGTAGCCTTGGATACAGCTATTAGTTTAGGACAGTCCGCCAGGGAAAGCAGCCTTGGCAGGGGGAGACGAATGAAACGACGAGTCACCGGTTTCCTTCTCGCTATTGCCGCTACCAGCGGTTGCATGAACACCGATGGTGGGATGGGTTATAATCAGCCTGGCATGCAGAATGGCGCCATGCGTTTAGCTTCCAGCGAATACGGGCCTGTTGGCCCCTGGAACACTCCCATGATACCACAAGGCGCTATGGGTGGCATGCAAGCCATGAGCAGTCCCATGGGCGGCGGTTCACCGATCGTTCAAATGGGCTATGCTGGTGGCGATGCCGGAATCCTTCAGGTTTCTGGCTGCTCCAACGGCGCATGCTCACTGCCTGGCGCACCCCCCATGGGTGGCATGGGTGGTGGCGTGAATATGGACCCAGGCTGCTATACCACAGGCGGCCGAGTCAACAGCTTTGGACATCTGCCTAACGGTCCCGATGCTGGTCTCTCTTCACAACGAACTCAAGTAAAGTTCTCTGGTCCGGTCAATGCCAAGGTAGGCTGGTATGTCAACGGCCCCGATGGCAAGCCCGTGCTTTCACCAAGCCAGATCACCATGCCAGGACGATTCAACTTCGCTCAGGCTGCGATCTATCGCCTCAAGATTTCCGATATCCAGGGCCGTCCTGGTGTTGAACTGTACCCCACCATCGAAGTGGTGCCCAGCAACGCCAAGTCTGACGCTTTCCTGTCTCACAATGTTGTGCCTGTCGAATTCTCTGATGAAGACCTCGGTCAGATTCGCGAAGGCAACTACATCACCAAGGTTATCTACCTGCCTGACGCTCAGTACATGAGCCTGGCTGGTGGTGCTGAAGAACTTTCTTCCACTCGCCTGGAACCTGGTGTTGATCCGATCGCAGAAGCCATGCGACGTGGCCACATCCTTCTGATCATCCGCGTGGGTAACATCAGCCTGGATGTGCCTAACTCACCTCCACTGAGTGCACCCGGCACCTTCGGTGTTCCACAAGGTGGCCCAGCTCCAATGCCTGCTCCAGGTGGCGCACCTGGCGCTCCCGGCCAAGGTCCAGTTCATCCTGCTGCCTTCATGATGATGATGCAACAGCAGGGTGGCATGCCTCCTATGCCTCCAGCAGCTGGCAAAGCTCCCAAGGCTGGCTTTCCGCTGACCACCATCTCCGCTCCTCGCGGTTTGGGTTTCGACTTTGACGATGCCCCTCAACCTGCTTTCCGCGAACGTCCAGGCATGTTCGATAAAGCAGTCTGGGGTAAATAATCTGAAAGCGGTTAATGAGGTTGAGGGCTGCTGGCGATTGTCTCCTCGACGACGCTTTCAGACCTCAACCTCAGTGTGTTTCTGAGGATGCTTTCTACGCCAAAGCGAGTGACTGCCATGCGATCTATCATCCTGTTGTTGACAATGTGCTGGATGAGCATCTGCACACTGGGACAAGCACAGGGACCGATGCCGGGAATCATTCCGCCACCGGGGAAGTTGCACCTTCGCCTGCAAGGTGATTCAGGCACCAAGCTCTCGTACCTCACTGCACCCAATACGTGGAAAACTCAATCACTGCCTTGTGAACTGACTTTGCAGCCCGGTGCCCGCTACCTTTTCAAAGTCGAAGGGTTGCCTCATTGCCCTGGGCTGGTTTTCTATCCCACGCTGGAAGTGCTCGACGTTCTCTATCTGCCGAAAACTTTGAAAGCCTCCGATCATCCAGCTCCTGTGACTCTCACCGAACAGGATGGACTGGCTGTGATGAAAGGCGCTATGGTCACCAAGATTATCACGCTCGAAGACCCCGAAAGTCCCTTCATTGGCATAGGTGGCAACGTCAACGGTGCTGATGCGGAACCGCTAGGCGGCCTGGATATCATGTCCTTCGCTCGTGAAGTTGGCAGACCCGTTGCAATTCTCCGCTGGGGCAACAAGGAACCTACCGAAGCTGACCTGGCAGGAAGATCACAGAGCATGGGTGGCCCGATCTGCGGCCCAGTCGTTCCCATCAAGCCCTTCAAAACCGGTGAAGAATGCCTGCGTGATGGTGGCGATTTCCATCGACCTGCACATTTTGCCGAAGGCAAGCTGAAAGGCCTTGATCCTTCCGATACTGTCATGACCTATACCGACCGTACCGGGAAGAAGCACATCCTGCCTTCGAACCCGGTCTGCCTGTGCGTGCCCCGCTTTGTCAACATCCGACAGGTCATTCAACTGGAAGGCTTTGCTCTTAACGAAGCAGCCCAGCCAGTCATTTTGAAGGAACAGGTTGAACGTGCAGTCTCCAAAGACAAGGCTGTTCCTGCCAAGCAACTCGAAGAAGGCCTCATCCTGAGACTGGCACTGAAAGCGATGGCTGACATCACCACTGACAAGCTGGTTACCTACAAACAAGTTGAAGGTGTCAAAATCATCGGCCGCCTGGAACAGGCACTGGAAAAGGTGGGTGTTGAACCTCCCTCTCCAGAATGCGTGGATGAACCATTGGTACTGTGCAAAAGCTGTTCAACAGAGAAAGCCCAGATTGGCGATATCGTGACCTTTACCATCAAGTACGATAACAAAAGCTGTCAGCCCATTCATGATGTTGCGGTTTCCGACAGCCTGACCACCCGACTGGAATATGTGCCAGGCACTGCCAAGTCGAGCCGTGAAGCCATCTTTGTCACCACAGTGAATGAAGCAGGCTCACTGGTGTTGCGATGGGAACTCAAAGATCCACTCCCCGCCAAGCAGGGTGGCGAAGTAACCTTCCAGGCACGCATTAAGTAATTCAAACTAATCACTCACATGTGCCCCACTCTCTCCGCCATAGGGGAGAGGGTTCAGGGGTGAGGGGTGAAGAATCGCCAACATACTCCCCTCTCCCTCCCGGGGAGAGGGGCTGGGGGTGAGGGGTTCTTCTCATGGCGAAGCCCTTCATGTTCAACTGAAGATGCCGATCTTCCTTCCCAGCATTTCAATCAGTGGCGGCAGGAATCGGATCAGCACATATCCCAGTGCCGCCACCGCCATCAGCAACACGATCAGCTTGACCCAACCGCCAAAAGTCAGGAATAGATCAGTCCACCACCTGCGGCGTTCATAGGCATCCACTTCCTCCGAGATCTTTTCAAACTGCTTCTGCAGCTTCGCGGACCGTCGTTCAGCACGTACCTGCACCAGTACGCTGCGAAGCACCGATTCCCATTGTGGATATTCCGCAATGGGTCGGAAACGTTCGTTGGGTTGATGACTGGCCATTGCCGTCGGGTCAATCTTGCGAGACTCAATCTGTACACGCAGTTGTTCGGTTGTCAACTCTACCAGTTTGGTCGGCCCTTTGCCATCTTTCTTGATCTGCACATACCACTTCGGTTCGCTGACAGGTAGAATCACCTGTTCCGGATAACTGGTCGAGCTCATGGAGACGTTGATCTCTGGTTTCGATTTGCGAGGAGTAGCAACAATCTGGGTGATTCCCGTTACTTTTTCCGAGAGAAATGGCCCAGCCAGATCGAGTTGTTCCAGCGCTGCAAGCACTTCCTCACACGACTGATAACGATTGACCGGCGAACGATCCATCATTTTCGCAATGATCAGTTCCAGCTTTTCAGGCACGTTCCGATTGTATTGCCTCATCGAAGCCATGTACCCTGACTGCTTTTCCTGCAGCAGGCCTGCGAAATCTTTCGATGCAAAGGGCTTGTGCTTGCACAGCATTACATACAGCATGACTCCCAGAGCATAGATATCACTGCGGGCATCCACTGATTTCGCCGAACGCATCTGTTCAGGAGGCATATACATCGGCGTACCGATGCCAATACCCGACATCGTCAACGACAGGTTGTCATCCACCGGCTTGGCCAAGCCAAGATCAGCCAGCTTGACCACACCATCGTGACCGATCAGAACATTGTCAGGCTTGATATCACGATGGATGATCTGGTGTTCATGTGCATATTTCAGTGCATGAGCTACATCGAGGATGATGCACAAGGCATCTT
It encodes:
- a CDS encoding type II toxin-antitoxin system HicA family toxin, producing MPATIRELIRRIQKDGWFQVRQTGSYSQFHLPTKPGTVTIAGKESMEVALKTERSILRQAGLQWSNGDAHEKICHPTRTNVYGLFRFGARSSGVHLRCGNTRGNH
- a CDS encoding DUF11 domain-containing protein, which produces MRSIILLLTMCWMSICTLGQAQGPMPGIIPPPGKLHLRLQGDSGTKLSYLTAPNTWKTQSLPCELTLQPGARYLFKVEGLPHCPGLVFYPTLEVLDVLYLPKTLKASDHPAPVTLTEQDGLAVMKGAMVTKIITLEDPESPFIGIGGNVNGADAEPLGGLDIMSFAREVGRPVAILRWGNKEPTEADLAGRSQSMGGPICGPVVPIKPFKTGEECLRDGGDFHRPAHFAEGKLKGLDPSDTVMTYTDRTGKKHILPSNPVCLCVPRFVNIRQVIQLEGFALNEAAQPVILKEQVERAVSKDKAVPAKQLEEGLILRLALKAMADITTDKLVTYKQVEGVKIIGRLEQALEKVGVEPPSPECVDEPLVLCKSCSTEKAQIGDIVTFTIKYDNKSCQPIHDVAVSDSLTTRLEYVPGTAKSSREAIFVTTVNEAGSLVLRWELKDPLPAKQGGEVTFQARIK
- a CDS encoding type II toxin-antitoxin system HicB family antitoxin encodes the protein MKKYAILLEPTSTGYSASVPDLPGCISAAETREETIDLFREAIPMHLEGMLSRGEPVPAMPSILEYVEVDEAALQGASNK
- a CDS encoding phytanoyl-CoA dioxygenase family protein; amino-acid sequence: MSQHPDLAKQHQPVTNLFPQPASEADWNQYRLSDDQVLFFHEHGYLKGIRVLNDEQVAVLRKELAEIADPRHPGHELFYEFHSNESADPSKVLFHCLGHWRITPGFHDLLWNPALVMPASQLLGGSVRFWHDQLFCKPAHHGGVVAWHQDYSYWTRTQPMAHLTCWIALDDSNEANGCLRYIPASHRWPLLPMPALAGDMDGLREVLNEEQIKQFNNEVLVEVKAGECAFHHPLLVHGSKENRSERSRRAAVMNYVRDGVISAKSESLLHGVPPLKEGETLGGKFFPLLK
- a CDS encoding serine/threonine protein kinase, with product MAAVPSSRQNLTESTVTVNVKEVPAQTVQETTSELVGHKETHPDLDVIQQDTGSLGVPVAETLQEWYARLDNECTGLQLGGYEILSRLGKGTMGSVFHARHTSEQREVALKVLSLRYAQDASIISRFKREASVLSKLHHTNIVRCYGMGKIQGLRFLVMEYVNGGTLKQLLKTRERLSVEDALCIILDVAHALKYAHEHQIIHRDIKPDNVLIGHDGVVKLADLGLAKPVDDNLSLTMSGIGIGTPMYMPPEQMRSAKSVDARSDIYALGVMLYVMLCKHKPFASKDFAGLLQEKQSGYMASMRQYNRNVPEKLELIIAKMMDRSPVNRYQSCEEVLAALEQLDLAGPFLSEKVTGITQIVATPRKSKPEINVSMSSTSYPEQVILPVSEPKWYVQIKKDGKGPTKLVELTTEQLRVQIESRKIDPTAMASHQPNERFRPIAEYPQWESVLRSVLVQVRAERRSAKLQKQFEKISEEVDAYERRRWWTDLFLTFGGWVKLIVLLMAVAALGYVLIRFLPPLIEMLGRKIGIFS